One Mycolicibacterium pulveris genomic region harbors:
- a CDS encoding hydrogenase maturation protease, whose amino-acid sequence MSAPLGILVAGIGNIFLGDDGFGSEVIRRVPEHVAAPGVRIVDYGIRGVHLAYDLLDGCAALVLVDAIPSRGAPGTLHVFAADHESLTAASGLDGHAMDPQAVFATLTALGGTPPDTVVIGCEAASLEEGIGLSDAVEAAVPGAIQAVIDAVADLSARSAVRGG is encoded by the coding sequence GTGTCGGCGCCCCTGGGGATATTGGTTGCCGGGATCGGCAACATCTTCCTCGGCGACGACGGGTTCGGCTCCGAGGTGATCCGCCGTGTTCCCGAGCACGTCGCAGCGCCGGGAGTTCGCATCGTCGACTACGGAATCCGCGGCGTGCACCTGGCGTATGACCTGCTGGACGGATGTGCCGCCCTGGTGCTCGTCGACGCCATTCCGAGCCGAGGTGCGCCCGGTACGTTGCACGTCTTTGCCGCCGACCACGAAAGCCTCACCGCCGCTTCGGGTCTGGATGGGCACGCGATGGATCCGCAGGCGGTGTTCGCCACCCTGACCGCGTTGGGCGGCACCCCGCCCGACACGGTGGTGATCGGCTGCGAGGCAGCCAGCCTCGAGGAGGGCATCGGCCTGTCCGACGCGGTCGAGGCCGCCGTTCCCGGCGCTATACAGGCCGTGATCGACGCGGTCGCCGACCTCTCCGCGCGCTCCGCCGTGAGGGGAGGCTGA
- a CDS encoding NifU family protein: MAPPTLPGPDGIQDDAQWRTAGDRIQTLLDAAASGGAAARERAEQLVREVTDLYGAAFERMMDAVTVASPELADRFAADDLIASLLLVHGLHPHGVEHRVAQALDGVRPYLGSHGGDVALLGIDAGVDGHTVRLQLRGSCKSCPSSAVTLELAIEDAVRAAAPEVCSIEVVAAAGDPDREVIPAEALTSRLRQPTAWQPVPELAELSDGEVGGFLVAGATVLVCRFGANIYAYRDRCPSCTTTLAGARLAGAVLKCPVCGAGFDVVHAGAGVGGDAYLEPVPVLVRDGVLSMAAPQGVA, translated from the coding sequence ATGGCCCCGCCGACACTGCCAGGCCCGGACGGAATCCAGGACGACGCGCAGTGGCGCACGGCGGGCGATCGTATCCAAACCCTGCTTGACGCAGCGGCTTCGGGCGGTGCGGCGGCGCGAGAACGCGCCGAGCAGTTGGTTCGTGAGGTCACCGACCTCTACGGGGCCGCGTTCGAGCGGATGATGGACGCGGTGACGGTCGCCAGTCCGGAACTCGCCGACCGGTTCGCGGCCGACGACCTCATCGCCAGCCTGTTGTTGGTGCACGGGTTACACCCGCACGGTGTGGAACACCGGGTGGCCCAGGCGCTGGACGGCGTGCGGCCCTACCTGGGTTCGCACGGCGGGGACGTCGCACTGCTCGGAATCGACGCGGGCGTGGACGGCCACACGGTGCGACTGCAGTTGCGGGGCAGCTGCAAGAGTTGCCCCTCCTCCGCGGTCACGCTGGAATTGGCCATCGAGGACGCCGTGCGCGCGGCGGCACCGGAGGTGTGCTCGATCGAAGTCGTTGCCGCAGCGGGAGATCCCGATCGGGAGGTCATTCCGGCCGAGGCTCTGACCAGCCGGCTGCGCCAGCCGACCGCGTGGCAGCCGGTGCCCGAGCTGGCCGAACTGTCCGACGGCGAAGTCGGTGGGTTCCTGGTGGCGGGCGCGACCGTACTGGTCTGCCGGTTCGGCGCAAACATCTACGCCTACCGGGACCGATGTCCCAGTTGCACAACCACGTTGGCAGGTGCCCGCCTTGCCGGCGCCGTGCTGAAGTGCCCGGTGTGCGGCGCCGGTTTCGACGTCGTGCACGCCGGTGCGGGCGTCGGCGGCGACGCCTACCTGGAGCCGGTACCGGTGCTGGTGCGTGACGGTGTGCTGTCGATGGCCGCGCCGCAGGGGGTGGCGTGA
- a CDS encoding NADH-quinone oxidoreductase subunit B family protein → MPIEAAVKAEEALIHVLWINAGLSCDGDSVALTAATQPTIEEIALGALPGLPKIAVHWPLIDFECGPNGGADDFLEWFFKADRGELEPFVLVVEGSIPNEKIKNEGYWCGFGNDPTTNQPITTSEWLDRLAPKATAVVAVGTCATYGGIHAMAGNPTGAMGVPDYLGWDWKSKAGIPIVCVPGCPAHPDNMAETLTYLLYMATDQAPMIPLDDGLRPKWLFGATVHEGCDRAGYYEQGDFATEYGSPKCIVKLGCWGPVVKCNVPKRGWINGVGGCPNVGGICIGCTMPGFPDKFMPFMDEPPGGKVSTAASGLYGSVIRNLRHITGRTVDKEPKWRQPGTQLTTGATRTW, encoded by the coding sequence ATGCCGATCGAGGCAGCAGTCAAAGCGGAAGAGGCGTTGATTCACGTTCTCTGGATCAATGCCGGATTGAGTTGCGACGGCGATTCGGTGGCGCTGACTGCCGCCACGCAACCCACTATCGAGGAGATCGCCCTCGGCGCGCTCCCCGGTCTGCCGAAAATCGCCGTCCATTGGCCCCTCATCGATTTCGAATGCGGACCGAACGGGGGCGCTGACGATTTTCTCGAGTGGTTCTTCAAGGCGGACAGAGGAGAGCTGGAACCGTTCGTCCTGGTCGTCGAGGGGTCGATACCGAACGAGAAGATCAAGAACGAAGGCTACTGGTGCGGGTTCGGCAACGACCCGACGACCAACCAGCCGATAACGACAAGCGAATGGCTTGACCGGCTCGCACCCAAGGCGACCGCGGTGGTCGCGGTGGGGACCTGCGCCACCTACGGCGGTATCCATGCGATGGCGGGCAATCCCACCGGCGCGATGGGCGTGCCCGACTATCTCGGGTGGGACTGGAAGAGCAAGGCCGGCATCCCGATCGTGTGCGTGCCCGGCTGCCCGGCGCATCCGGACAACATGGCCGAGACCCTGACGTATCTGCTGTACATGGCCACCGACCAGGCGCCGATGATCCCGCTGGACGACGGGCTTCGGCCGAAGTGGTTGTTCGGCGCGACCGTGCACGAAGGCTGCGACCGGGCCGGCTACTACGAGCAGGGCGACTTCGCCACCGAATACGGCTCGCCGAAATGCATTGTCAAGCTGGGCTGTTGGGGCCCGGTCGTCAAGTGCAACGTGCCCAAGCGCGGCTGGATCAACGGCGTCGGCGGCTGCCCGAACGTCGGCGGCATCTGCATCGGCTGCACCATGCCCGGCTTCCCGGACAAGTTCATGCCGTTCATGGACGAGCCGCCGGGCGGCAAGGTGTCCACCGCGGCGTCGGGGCTGTACGGCTCGGTGATTCGCAACCTGCGCCACATCACGGGCCGCACGGTCGACAAGGAACCGAAGTGGCGGCAGCCCGGCACGCAACTCACCACCGGGGCGACCCGCACCTGGTAG
- a CDS encoding DUF6893 family small protein, which produces MEVVGWVAVGLAAAVVLVAVVLGIRSIPDAQRYLKMRRM; this is translated from the coding sequence ATGGAAGTAGTGGGTTGGGTCGCCGTCGGTCTCGCCGCCGCCGTCGTGCTCGTCGCGGTCGTGCTGGGCATCAGGTCGATCCCAGATGCACAGCGCTACCTCAAGATGCGCCGGATGTAA
- a CDS encoding nickel-dependent hydrogenase large subunit has protein sequence MTTTIPEPSHVKREPGQLVEMAWDPITRIVGSLGIYTKIDFDNREVVECHSTSSIFRGYSIFMKGKDPRDAHFITSRICGICGDNHATCSCYTQNMAYGVRPPHLGEWLINLGEAAEYMFDHNIFQENLVGVDYCEKMVSETNPGVLAKAENTQAPHAGMHGYHTIADIMRALNPFTGEFYREALQVSRWTREMFCLMEGRHVHPSTLYPGGIGVTATVQLMTDYMTRLMRYVEFMKRVVPMHDDLFDFFYEALPGYDQVGLRRTLLGCWGSFQDPEVCNFEYKDMERWGDAMFVTPGVVIDGKLHTHSLVDINLGIRILLGHSYYDDWTDQEMFVKTDPLGNPIDRRHPWNQHTNPKPQKRDFDGNYSWVMSPRWFDGKDHLALDTGGGPLARLWSTALAGLVDIGYVKATGNSVQINLPKTALTGPVELEWKIPQYGSNTLERNRARTYFQAYAAACALHFAEKALVEIRAGRTKTWEKFEVPEEGIGCGFTEAVRGVLSHHMVIRDGKIANYHPYPPTPWNANPRDSYGTPGPYEDAVQGQPIFEENDREHFKGIDIMRTVRSFDPCLPCGVHMYLGKGKSLDLLHSPTQSVTGE, from the coding sequence ATGACAACGACCATCCCCGAGCCATCACACGTCAAGCGGGAACCCGGCCAGCTCGTGGAGATGGCGTGGGATCCCATCACGCGCATCGTCGGCAGCCTCGGCATCTACACCAAGATCGACTTCGACAACCGCGAAGTCGTCGAATGCCACAGCACCTCGTCGATCTTCCGCGGCTATTCGATCTTCATGAAGGGCAAGGATCCCCGCGACGCGCACTTTATCACCAGCCGCATCTGCGGTATCTGCGGTGACAACCACGCGACGTGCTCCTGCTACACCCAGAACATGGCCTACGGCGTGCGCCCGCCGCATCTGGGTGAATGGCTGATCAACCTCGGTGAGGCCGCCGAGTACATGTTCGACCACAACATCTTCCAGGAGAACCTGGTCGGCGTGGACTACTGCGAGAAGATGGTCTCGGAGACCAACCCCGGCGTGCTGGCCAAGGCCGAGAACACCCAGGCGCCGCACGCCGGCATGCACGGCTACCACACGATCGCCGACATCATGCGGGCGCTCAACCCGTTCACCGGAGAGTTCTACCGCGAGGCGCTGCAGGTCAGCCGGTGGACGCGAGAGATGTTCTGCCTCATGGAAGGTCGGCACGTCCATCCGTCCACGCTCTATCCCGGCGGCATCGGCGTCACCGCGACGGTCCAGCTGATGACCGACTACATGACACGGCTGATGCGGTACGTGGAGTTCATGAAGCGGGTCGTGCCCATGCACGACGACCTCTTCGACTTCTTCTACGAAGCCCTCCCCGGTTACGACCAGGTGGGCCTGCGCCGCACGTTGTTGGGCTGCTGGGGTTCCTTCCAGGACCCCGAGGTGTGCAACTTCGAATACAAGGACATGGAGCGCTGGGGCGACGCCATGTTCGTCACGCCCGGCGTGGTGATCGACGGCAAGCTGCACACCCACTCGCTGGTGGACATCAACCTCGGCATCCGAATCCTGTTGGGCCACTCGTACTACGACGACTGGACCGATCAGGAGATGTTCGTCAAGACCGATCCGCTGGGCAACCCGATCGACCGGCGCCACCCGTGGAACCAGCACACCAACCCCAAACCGCAGAAGCGTGACTTCGACGGCAACTACAGCTGGGTGATGTCACCGCGCTGGTTCGACGGCAAAGACCACCTCGCGCTCGATACGGGCGGTGGCCCGCTGGCGCGGCTGTGGTCGACCGCGCTGGCCGGTCTGGTGGACATCGGCTACGTCAAGGCCACCGGCAACAGCGTGCAGATCAACCTGCCGAAGACCGCGCTGACGGGGCCGGTCGAACTCGAATGGAAGATCCCGCAATACGGCAGCAACACCTTGGAGCGCAACCGCGCGCGCACCTATTTCCAGGCCTACGCCGCGGCGTGCGCGCTGCACTTCGCCGAGAAGGCGCTGGTGGAGATCCGCGCGGGCCGCACCAAGACGTGGGAGAAGTTCGAGGTGCCCGAGGAGGGCATCGGTTGCGGGTTCACCGAGGCCGTGCGCGGAGTGCTGAGCCACCACATGGTGATCCGCGACGGCAAGATCGCCAACTACCACCCGTATCCGCCCACCCCGTGGAACGCCAACCCGCGCGACAGCTACGGCACACCCGGGCCGTATGAAGACGCGGTGCAAGGCCAACCCATCTTCGAAGAGAACGACAGGGAGCATTTCAAGGGCATCGACATCATGCGCACGGTCCGCAGCTTCGACCCGTGTCTACCGTGCGGTGTGCACATGTACCTGGGCAAGGGGAAGAGCCTGGACCTGCTGCACTCCCCCACCCAGTCCGTCACCGGGGAATAG
- a CDS encoding TIGR03560 family F420-dependent LLM class oxidoreductase has translation MLISVKLAPTFDYATLERFWRAADDLGFPAVWNYDHFYGLIEATDPTLEGWTTLAAMAVVVKRARVGCLVSGVTYRNPAVLAKMAVTVDHICGGRMDFGLGAGWHEAEHRGYGIDFPRAGTRVAMLDEALTVIRRLWTEESVTFTGRFFTLTDALCEPKPIQRPHPPIIVGAAQPRMLRVAARHADEWNMPSTSPQEWITANGHLDTACAELGREPSSIRRGVQLFLYPDRPEQVDAQLDSIADYAQAGCQHVVMSFYQPPGEELLRRCAELL, from the coding sequence ATGTTGATTTCGGTGAAGCTGGCGCCGACGTTTGACTACGCCACCCTCGAGCGGTTCTGGCGCGCCGCCGATGACCTCGGGTTCCCGGCGGTGTGGAACTACGACCACTTCTACGGTCTGATCGAGGCCACCGACCCGACGCTGGAGGGTTGGACCACGCTGGCGGCGATGGCGGTGGTGGTCAAGCGCGCCCGGGTGGGCTGTCTGGTCAGCGGGGTGACCTATCGCAATCCCGCGGTGCTGGCCAAGATGGCGGTCACCGTCGACCACATCTGCGGTGGCCGAATGGATTTCGGTCTCGGCGCGGGGTGGCACGAGGCCGAACACCGCGGCTACGGAATCGACTTCCCTCGCGCGGGCACCCGGGTGGCGATGCTCGATGAGGCGCTCACCGTCATTCGGCGGCTGTGGACCGAGGAGTCCGTCACGTTCACGGGACGGTTCTTCACGCTCACCGACGCGCTGTGCGAACCGAAGCCCATCCAACGGCCTCATCCGCCGATCATCGTCGGCGCCGCGCAACCCAGAATGCTGCGGGTGGCCGCGCGCCACGCCGACGAATGGAACATGCCGTCGACCTCGCCGCAGGAATGGATCACGGCCAACGGTCACCTCGATACCGCGTGCGCCGAACTGGGTCGCGAGCCGTCGTCGATCCGCCGGGGCGTGCAGTTGTTCTTGTATCCCGACCGACCCGAACAGGTCGACGCCCAACTGGACAGCATCGCCGACTACGCCCAGGCCGGCTGCCAGCATGTCGTGATGTCGTTCTATCAGCCGCCGGGAGAGGAGCTGCTGCGCCGCTGCGCGGAGCTGCTGTAG
- a CDS encoding transporter substrate-binding domain-containing protein — protein sequence MSVLRWCAMAAVVFCVPLLNMVFGVVAQASAQPAPQPDEESVTVAIHRLEPFVMPTSSGQMTGFSIDLWDEITKDLGWSTEYLDAGDVRGQLAAVADGRADVAIGGISLTAEREQSFDFTQPTLSSGLQIIVPVHDTRPSVPGLGGYLDLLFSRTMLIWLAAAVVVSVVPAHIFWFIERHNAKPVVSRSYFPGIVQSFGWGVGSLVGRNSTYPTRAVTKALAILWGFAGIVFIAFYSANLSANLTVAKLDAKINGPADLYGKSVATVGGTTAANFLRSMGIDATETQTIEGSYHLLREEGYEAVVFDAPVLRYYVAHRGEGVAVTAGPVFQEEDQGFVLDIHSPLRKPVNQALYRLRENGTYNLIREKWFGDDAATSAGDLN from the coding sequence GTGTCGGTTCTGCGGTGGTGCGCGATGGCGGCGGTCGTCTTCTGCGTGCCCCTGCTGAACATGGTGTTCGGTGTCGTTGCGCAGGCCTCGGCGCAGCCCGCACCCCAGCCTGACGAGGAGTCGGTCACCGTCGCGATCCACCGGCTGGAGCCGTTCGTCATGCCGACGAGCAGCGGGCAGATGACAGGTTTCAGCATCGATTTGTGGGACGAGATCACCAAAGACCTGGGCTGGTCCACCGAGTACCTCGACGCCGGCGATGTGCGCGGACAGTTGGCGGCCGTCGCCGACGGGCGTGCCGACGTGGCGATCGGCGGCATCTCGTTGACGGCCGAGCGTGAGCAATCCTTCGACTTCACCCAACCGACCCTCAGTTCCGGGTTGCAGATCATCGTGCCGGTCCACGACACCCGCCCCTCCGTACCCGGTTTGGGCGGCTACCTCGACTTGTTGTTCTCCCGGACGATGCTGATCTGGTTGGCCGCCGCCGTCGTGGTCAGCGTCGTTCCCGCACACATCTTTTGGTTCATCGAGCGGCACAACGCCAAACCGGTTGTGTCGCGGTCATACTTCCCCGGCATCGTCCAATCGTTCGGTTGGGGTGTCGGATCACTGGTCGGCAGGAACAGCACTTACCCGACCAGAGCGGTGACGAAAGCGCTGGCGATTCTGTGGGGTTTTGCCGGCATCGTGTTCATCGCGTTCTACTCGGCGAACCTCAGCGCCAACCTGACCGTGGCCAAGCTCGACGCCAAGATCAACGGACCGGCGGATCTCTACGGCAAGTCGGTGGCAACAGTGGGGGGCACCACCGCGGCGAACTTCCTTCGCAGCATGGGCATTGACGCCACCGAGACGCAAACCATTGAGGGCTCATATCATCTGTTGCGCGAAGAGGGATACGAGGCGGTGGTCTTCGATGCCCCGGTCCTGCGCTACTACGTCGCCCACCGGGGCGAGGGAGTGGCAGTCACGGCGGGACCGGTGTTCCAAGAGGAAGACCAAGGATTTGTGCTCGATATCCACAGTCCCCTTCGCAAGCCGGTGAACCAAGCGCTGTACCGCTTGCGCGAAAACGGAACCTACAACCTCATCAGGGAAAAGTGGTTCGGCGACGACGCAGCCACCAGCGCAGGAGATCTCAACTGA
- a CDS encoding DUF6084 family protein, whose protein sequence is MNDVSFAVLDVAPEPYSVTPILMARIGIACIAEEPVHAIALKCQVRIDPSRRPYDDEEAAGVVELFGPREQWPASQHTFLWQHATAMVPGFTGTTQIQLPIYCTYDFEVVAAKYLHALHEGAVPLQFLFSGTVFTAGNRGFVVHQVPWDRDERYDMPVTVWHDLMRQHFPNTGWLRLNHDTIEALAAYRAARGLLGLDDAITSLLAQDSARSAR, encoded by the coding sequence ATGAATGACGTCAGCTTCGCCGTCCTCGACGTCGCGCCGGAGCCCTACTCGGTGACACCGATCCTGATGGCGCGCATCGGCATCGCGTGCATCGCCGAAGAACCGGTGCATGCGATCGCGCTGAAATGCCAGGTGCGCATCGACCCGTCGCGTCGCCCGTACGACGACGAGGAAGCCGCCGGGGTCGTGGAGCTGTTCGGGCCGCGAGAGCAGTGGCCCGCCAGCCAGCACACCTTCCTGTGGCAGCACGCCACCGCCATGGTGCCGGGCTTCACCGGCACCACCCAGATACAGTTGCCGATTTACTGCACGTATGACTTCGAAGTGGTGGCCGCCAAGTACCTACACGCGCTGCACGAGGGCGCCGTCCCGCTTCAGTTCCTGTTCAGCGGAACGGTTTTCACCGCGGGCAACCGCGGGTTCGTGGTCCACCAGGTGCCGTGGGACCGCGACGAGCGCTACGACATGCCGGTGACCGTGTGGCACGACCTGATGCGCCAGCACTTCCCCAACACCGGATGGCTGCGGCTAAACCACGACACCATCGAGGCGCTGGCCGCCTATCGCGCCGCGCGCGGACTGCTCGGGCTCGACGACGCGATCACCTCCCTACTGGCGCAGGATTCGGCGAGGAGTGCACGGTGA
- the hypB gene encoding hydrogenase nickel incorporation protein HypB: protein MCATCGCGEDSPTITVAGDPHPHPHEHPHGHVHTETVSLEQKVLAKNDRLAEDNRAWLADRHILALNVTSSPGAGKTTLLERTIRELNPDHPVAVIEGDQETLLDAERIRATGARAVQVNTGAGCHLDAAMVHRALQTLDPEPGSILFIENVGNLVCPALFDLGEHSKVVVISVTEGTDKPLKYPHMFAAAGLVIVNKVDLLPYVDFDLESCCGYVRSVNPDAEILPMSATRGDGSAQWYRWVDNRTNVVMHPSPVDNG, encoded by the coding sequence ATGTGCGCGACATGTGGCTGCGGCGAGGACAGTCCGACCATCACCGTGGCGGGCGACCCTCACCCTCACCCGCACGAGCACCCGCACGGTCATGTGCACACCGAGACCGTCTCCCTGGAGCAGAAGGTGTTGGCGAAGAACGACCGGCTAGCCGAGGACAACCGCGCCTGGCTGGCCGACCGCCACATCCTCGCGCTCAACGTGACCAGCTCCCCGGGCGCGGGCAAGACGACGCTGCTCGAACGCACCATTCGAGAACTCAATCCCGATCACCCGGTGGCCGTCATCGAAGGCGACCAGGAGACGCTGCTGGACGCCGAGCGCATCAGGGCCACCGGGGCGCGTGCCGTTCAGGTGAACACCGGCGCCGGCTGCCACCTCGATGCCGCGATGGTGCACCGGGCGTTGCAGACCCTCGACCCCGAGCCCGGGTCGATCCTCTTCATCGAAAACGTCGGCAACCTCGTGTGCCCGGCGTTGTTCGATCTCGGTGAACACAGCAAAGTCGTCGTCATCTCGGTGACCGAAGGCACCGACAAGCCCCTGAAGTATCCCCACATGTTCGCCGCGGCCGGGCTGGTGATCGTCAACAAGGTCGACTTACTTCCGTACGTGGACTTTGATCTTGAAAGTTGTTGCGGCTACGTGCGATCCGTGAATCCGGACGCGGAGATCCTGCCGATGTCGGCGACAAGGGGTGATGGTAGCGCGCAGTGGTACCGATGGGTCGACAATCGCACAAACGTCGTCATGCATCCATCACCCGTTGACAACGGTTGA
- the recA gene encoding recombinase RecA has product MTQAPDREKALELALAQIEKSHGKGSVMRLGEEVRQPISVIPTGSIALDVALGIGGLPRGRVVEIYGPESSGKTTVALHAVANAQASGGIAAFIDAEHALDPEYAKKLGVDTDSLLVSQPDTGEQALEIADMLIRSGALDILVIDSVAALVPRAEIEGEMGDSHVGLQARLMSQALRKITGALSNSGTTAIFINQLREKIGVFFGSPETTTGGKALKFYASVRMDVRRIETLKDGTDAVGNRTRVKIVKNKVSPPFKQAEFDILYGKGISREGSLIDMGVEQGFIRKSGSWFTYEGEQLGQGKENARAFLVENVDIANEIEKKIKEKLGIGAVVTADVADDEVLPAPVDF; this is encoded by the coding sequence ATGACGCAGGCACCCGACCGCGAGAAAGCCCTTGAGCTGGCGCTCGCGCAGATTGAGAAGAGCCACGGTAAAGGCTCGGTGATGCGCCTCGGCGAAGAGGTGCGCCAGCCGATATCGGTCATTCCCACCGGGTCGATCGCCCTGGACGTGGCGCTAGGCATCGGCGGGCTGCCGCGCGGCCGGGTCGTGGAGATCTACGGCCCGGAGTCCTCGGGTAAGACCACGGTCGCGTTGCACGCCGTGGCCAACGCCCAGGCCTCCGGCGGCATCGCGGCGTTCATCGACGCCGAGCACGCACTTGATCCGGAGTACGCCAAGAAACTCGGCGTCGATACCGACTCACTGCTGGTCAGCCAGCCGGATACCGGCGAACAGGCCCTGGAGATCGCCGATATGCTGATCCGGTCGGGCGCGCTGGACATCCTGGTCATCGACTCGGTGGCCGCGCTGGTGCCGCGGGCGGAGATCGAAGGCGAGATGGGCGACAGCCACGTCGGTCTGCAGGCCCGGCTGATGAGCCAGGCGCTACGCAAGATCACCGGGGCGCTGAGCAACTCGGGCACCACGGCGATCTTCATCAACCAGCTGCGGGAGAAGATCGGCGTCTTCTTCGGCTCTCCCGAGACGACAACGGGTGGAAAGGCGTTGAAGTTCTACGCCTCGGTTCGCATGGATGTCCGACGGATCGAGACCCTCAAGGACGGCACCGACGCGGTCGGCAACCGCACCCGCGTCAAGATTGTCAAGAACAAGGTCTCGCCGCCCTTCAAGCAGGCCGAGTTCGACATCCTGTACGGCAAGGGCATCAGCAGGGAAGGCTCACTCATCGACATGGGTGTCGAGCAGGGCTTCATCCGCAAGTCCGGGTCCTGGTTCACCTACGAGGGTGAGCAACTGGGCCAGGGCAAGGAGAACGCCCGCGCCTTCCTGGTGGAAAACGTCGACATCGCCAACGAGATCGAGAAGAAGATCAAGGAAAAGCTCGGCATTGGTGCCGTGGTGACCGCTGACGTGGCCGATGACGAAGTCCTGCCCGCCCCAGTCGACTTCTGA
- the hypA gene encoding hydrogenase maturation nickel metallochaperone HypA, translating to MHEMAITQSVVDAVCEHAAGRRVHSVRLEVGALCAVVPDAMQFCFELATEGTVADGARLDLDVQPGSARCRTCGENFVLPDLILLCPCGSADVEVVAGRDLKILSMEVS from the coding sequence ATGCATGAAATGGCGATAACGCAGAGTGTCGTCGACGCGGTGTGTGAACACGCCGCGGGCCGTCGGGTGCACAGCGTCAGGCTGGAGGTCGGCGCGCTGTGCGCCGTCGTTCCCGACGCGATGCAGTTCTGCTTCGAACTGGCCACCGAGGGCACCGTCGCCGACGGCGCCCGGTTGGACCTCGACGTCCAGCCGGGGTCGGCGCGTTGTCGCACGTGCGGTGAGAACTTCGTGCTGCCCGACTTGATCCTGTTGTGCCCCTGTGGCAGTGCGGATGTCGAGGTGGTCGCGGGTCGCGACCTGAAGATCTTGTCGATGGAGGTGAGCTGA
- a CDS encoding DUF5947 family protein has protein sequence MDGTGSVTDVLARIRAGRPTRQQAGERCEMCAEPIADEHQHVVNMEGRQLMCVCRGCYLLFTDTEAELRYRAVPDRYLAFEDFLLERPLWEALQIPVGLAFFFRNSAMGRTVAFYPGPAGATESELDLQAWNELRATDPRVDMPAEDTEALLVRVPADDGAPRAYLLPIDACYEFVGRLRMLWRGFDGGQDVRSYVDEFFDLLDARSRRVART, from the coding sequence ATGGACGGCACCGGCAGCGTCACCGATGTCCTGGCCCGCATCCGCGCCGGGCGCCCGACCCGGCAGCAGGCAGGCGAACGCTGCGAGATGTGCGCGGAACCCATCGCCGATGAACACCAGCATGTGGTGAACATGGAAGGCCGACAGCTGATGTGCGTCTGCCGCGGCTGCTATCTGCTGTTCACCGACACCGAGGCCGAACTTCGCTACCGCGCCGTTCCGGACCGCTACCTGGCGTTCGAAGACTTCCTGCTGGAGCGGCCGCTGTGGGAGGCCCTGCAGATCCCGGTCGGTCTCGCGTTCTTCTTCCGCAATTCGGCGATGGGCCGCACGGTGGCGTTCTATCCCGGACCGGCCGGCGCCACCGAATCGGAGTTGGATCTGCAGGCCTGGAACGAGCTGCGAGCCACCGACCCCCGGGTCGACATGCCCGCCGAAGACACCGAGGCGCTGTTGGTGCGAGTACCCGCAGACGACGGCGCGCCGCGCGCCTATCTGCTGCCGATCGATGCCTGCTACGAGTTCGTCGGTCGGCTGCGCATGTTGTGGCGCGGTTTCGACGGCGGGCAGGACGTCCGCTCCTACGTCGACGAGTTCTTCGACCTGCTCGATGCTCGCAGCCGGCGGGTGGCGCGGACATGA
- the recX gene encoding recombination regulator RecX, whose translation MTKSCPPQSTSEASREEQAHNVCLRLLTVRARTRAELAGQLTKRGYPEDVTDRVLDRLAQVGLVDDADFAEQWVRSRRQNAGKGKRALAAELRNKGVDNEVITAALAGIDSGAERARAEELVRAKLRRERLDDGDDVKVMRRLVGMLARRGYHQTLAVDVVNAELAAEHERRRV comes from the coding sequence ATGACGAAGTCCTGCCCGCCCCAGTCGACTTCTGAGGCCTCCCGCGAGGAGCAGGCGCACAACGTTTGTCTGCGCCTGCTCACCGTGCGGGCACGGACCCGCGCCGAACTGGCGGGGCAGCTGACGAAACGGGGCTATCCCGAGGACGTCACCGACCGGGTACTGGATCGGCTCGCGCAGGTCGGTCTCGTCGATGACGCTGACTTCGCCGAGCAGTGGGTACGGTCCCGGCGCCAGAACGCCGGAAAAGGCAAGCGGGCCTTGGCCGCCGAGCTACGCAACAAGGGTGTGGACAACGAGGTGATCACCGCCGCGCTGGCGGGCATCGACTCCGGAGCGGAGCGGGCGCGGGCCGAGGAGCTGGTGCGGGCGAAGCTGCGGCGGGAGAGGCTCGACGACGGCGATGACGTCAAGGTGATGCGCAGGCTCGTCGGGATGCTCGCGCGTCGCGGATATCACCAGACGCTCGCCGTTGACGTCGTCAACGCGGAGCTAGCCGCCGAGCACGAGCGGCGGAGGGTCTAG